In Thioalkalivibrio paradoxus ARh 1, the following are encoded in one genomic region:
- a CDS encoding DUF4168 domain-containing protein produces the protein MTIRKTTLTLALTSLFAFGGTALAQGYGDAGAGAPPAAYGEPTPGSAAITEQTVDTFVDAFVAVQQIREDFAERLQSAADEHEAQTMQQEAQDEMMRAVEESGMSVQEYNEVAIALQDDPELMQQIQEKAADRM, from the coding sequence ATGACCATTCGCAAGACGACGCTGACCCTCGCCCTGACCTCCCTGTTCGCGTTCGGCGGTACCGCCTTGGCTCAGGGGTACGGCGATGCCGGCGCCGGCGCGCCGCCTGCGGCCTACGGTGAACCCACCCCGGGCTCGGCGGCCATCACCGAACAGACCGTCGACACCTTTGTCGATGCCTTCGTCGCCGTGCAGCAGATCCGCGAGGACTTCGCCGAGCGGCTCCAGTCCGCAGCCGACGAGCACGAAGCCCAGACCATGCAGCAGGAAGCTCAGGATGAGATGATGCGGGCTGTCGAGGAATCCGGGATGAGCGTGCAGGAGTACAATGAAGTCGCGATCGCGCTGCAGGACGATCCCGAACTGATGCAGCAAATCCAGGAGAAGGCAGCGGACCGGATGTAA
- a CDS encoding ferritin-like domain-containing protein has protein sequence MALRALRVRDPEHKCECANRLLEAWRAGDLQLRDDDPPAERIEIPGRPARPALVRPQELPRRGLHTERGRQALLHAIAHIEFNAINLALDAVYRFRGLPAEFVSDWLQVAAEEARHFRLLSRRLEESGCDYGSFAAHNGLWEMAVKTDADAMQRMALVPRVLEARGLDVTPGMIRRLDAAGDTASVAVLEVIQREEVGHVAIGSHWFRFLARQRGLDPEATFLDLLARYMPGRVRPPFALEARLAAGFSRREMEALAGQAGE, from the coding sequence ATGGCGTTGAGGGCGTTGCGGGTGCGCGACCCTGAACACAAGTGCGAATGCGCCAATCGGCTGCTCGAAGCCTGGCGCGCGGGCGATCTGCAGCTGCGGGACGACGATCCGCCTGCGGAACGCATCGAGATCCCTGGCCGCCCTGCGCGGCCGGCGCTGGTGCGGCCGCAGGAGCTGCCGCGGCGCGGCCTGCACACCGAACGCGGGCGCCAGGCCTTGCTGCACGCGATCGCGCATATCGAGTTCAACGCGATCAACCTCGCGCTGGACGCGGTCTACCGGTTCAGGGGTTTGCCTGCGGAATTCGTCAGCGACTGGCTCCAGGTCGCCGCGGAGGAGGCGAGGCACTTTCGCCTGTTGTCCCGGAGGCTCGAGGAATCCGGCTGCGACTACGGCAGCTTTGCCGCGCACAACGGGTTGTGGGAGATGGCGGTGAAGACCGACGCCGATGCGATGCAGCGCATGGCGCTGGTGCCGCGTGTACTCGAGGCTCGGGGGCTGGACGTGACTCCGGGGATGATCCGCCGTCTCGACGCCGCTGGGGATACCGCGAGCGTGGCGGTACTGGAGGTGATTCAGCGCGAGGAGGTGGGCCATGTCGCGATCGGGTCGCACTGGTTCCGCTTTCTGGCGCGCCAGCGCGGGTTGGACCCGGAAGCGACCTTTCTGGACCTGCTGGCGCGTTACATGCCCGGGCGGGTGCGCCCGCCGTTTGCGCTGGAAGCGCGCCTCGCAGCGGGCTTCAGCCGGCGCGAAATGGAAGCGCTGGCGGGTCAGGCGGGCGAGTAG
- the rplM gene encoding 50S ribosomal protein L13: protein MKTVSAKPAEVERDWYLVDADGKTLGRLATEIARRLRGKHKPVYTPHVDTGDYIVVINAEKIHVSGNKANDKMYYRHTGYPGGLKQANFTQMIERAPERVLELAVKGMLPKNPLGRAMFKKLKVYAGSAHRHSAQQPQPLEI from the coding sequence ATGAAAACCGTAAGCGCCAAGCCGGCCGAAGTCGAACGCGACTGGTACCTCGTCGATGCCGACGGCAAGACCCTGGGCCGGCTCGCCACTGAAATTGCCCGTCGTTTGCGTGGCAAGCACAAGCCCGTCTACACCCCGCACGTGGATACCGGCGACTACATCGTCGTGATCAATGCCGAGAAGATCCATGTGAGCGGCAACAAGGCGAACGACAAGATGTACTATCGCCACACCGGGTACCCGGGTGGCCTGAAGCAGGCGAACTTCACCCAGATGATCGAGCGTGCGCCGGAGCGGGTGCTGGAGCTGGCTGTGAAGGGCATGCTGCCGAAGAACCCGCTGGGCCGAGCGATGTTCAAGAAGCTGAAGGTCTATGCCGGCAGCGCGCATCGCCATTCCGCGCAGCAGCCGCAGCCGCTCGAGATCTAG
- a CDS encoding MFS transporter codes for MGSTVRSVFSLLLGMSILLMGSGLIGTLLGLRAASEGFSELTIGLVMSAFFLGYIVGTWLIPRLIGRVGHIRSFAALAAVSAVAALVHGLWVDPVVWWVLRLINGISLLGTYMVIESWLNEQVVEKRGQVFAIYMTVSLLALGGGQFLLLVYGPEMVQSFMLVAILFALGLVPIALTPVTQPVPIQTARLPLRDLYRRAPVGTVGAGVSGLVTGAFWGLAAVFAREVGLADTGVALFLSAAIFGGAMLQYPIGHASDRRDRRKALIVVSAATALGSVGIYLAIGYPPGLIVALALLWGGFAFSLYALSVAQTYDRLEASDALEATRGLLLMNGIGAAVGPILAGVILFVTSASVLPLAFAGVLLIFIIFVALELRREPPVPRPEMTEFVPLTRTSVVAAEIDPRTEADPHETVTLHPGEDADPLEPRH; via the coding sequence ATGGGCTCCACCGTACGCTCCGTGTTCAGCCTGCTGCTCGGCATGAGCATCCTGCTGATGGGCTCCGGACTCATCGGCACCCTACTCGGCCTGCGCGCGGCGTCGGAAGGTTTCTCCGAGCTCACCATCGGCCTGGTGATGTCGGCCTTTTTTCTCGGCTACATCGTCGGCACGTGGCTGATTCCAAGGCTGATCGGACGCGTCGGCCACATCCGCAGTTTCGCCGCGCTGGCGGCGGTTTCCGCGGTGGCGGCACTGGTCCACGGTCTCTGGGTCGATCCGGTCGTCTGGTGGGTGCTGCGGCTGATCAACGGGATCAGCCTGCTGGGCACCTACATGGTGATCGAGAGCTGGCTGAACGAGCAGGTGGTCGAGAAACGCGGGCAGGTGTTCGCGATCTACATGACGGTCAGCCTGCTCGCACTGGGCGGCGGCCAGTTCCTGCTGCTGGTCTACGGCCCGGAAATGGTCCAGAGCTTCATGCTGGTCGCCATCCTGTTCGCGCTGGGATTGGTGCCCATCGCGCTGACGCCCGTCACCCAGCCGGTTCCGATCCAGACGGCTCGGCTGCCGCTGCGGGATCTCTACCGGCGTGCGCCGGTAGGCACGGTCGGGGCCGGGGTATCGGGCCTGGTCACCGGCGCCTTCTGGGGGCTGGCCGCGGTATTCGCCCGCGAGGTCGGCCTCGCCGATACCGGGGTCGCGCTGTTCCTGAGCGCGGCCATCTTTGGCGGGGCCATGCTGCAGTACCCGATCGGCCATGCCAGCGACCGGCGCGACCGGCGCAAGGCGCTGATCGTGGTATCGGCCGCGACCGCACTGGGTTCGGTCGGGATCTACCTGGCGATCGGATACCCGCCGGGCCTGATCGTTGCCCTGGCGCTGCTCTGGGGCGGCTTCGCGTTCTCGCTGTACGCACTCAGCGTCGCCCAGACCTATGACCGGCTGGAGGCCTCCGACGCGCTCGAGGCCACCCGCGGCCTGTTGTTGATGAACGGCATCGGGGCCGCGGTCGGCCCGATACTCGCTGGCGTGATCCTGTTCGTGACCTCTGCGTCAGTACTGCCGCTCGCATTCGCCGGCGTGCTGCTGATCTTCATCATCTTCGTGGCCTTGGAGCTGCGCCGCGAGCCCCCGGTGCCGCGGCCCGAGATGACCGAGTTCGTTCCGCTCACGCGCACCAGCGTGGTCGCCGCCGAAATCGACCCGCGCACCGAGGCCGACCCGCACGAGACCGTTACCCTTCACCCCGGGGAAGACGCGGATCCGCTGGAGCCCCGCCACTGA
- a CDS encoding sigma-54-dependent transcriptional regulator, with amino-acid sequence MAENLALNDSSGQSLPEAVLVVEDDPGHRSLLDEELTDAGYAVHAVASAEDALQVMGERSFALIVSDLRLPGADGMAVLEQARSLVPAPGFIMLTGFGTIDQAVHALKAGADDFLTKPIDLEHLRLAADRVLQTRRLRAEVQQYREALGDRGFHGMHGRSPAMLRLFELIRRIARSDGSVLVSGESGTGKELVARALHEEIPRASGPFVAINCAGIPETLLESELLGHAAGAFSGARGARKGLFLEADGGTLFLDEIGEMPAAMQTKLLRLLQDGRVRPVGSNEEVATDVRIVAATHRDLSELMREGDFREDLFYRLETFQIEVPPLRERGEDIERLVRHFLRRQAAAREIPLRGLAPDALRLLLGYRFPGNVRELASLVERAATLATGDVIQAEDLPDRVREEPGHARRFAADPAGAGSDEQWYTLEELEARYIRQVLAHTGGNKQRAARILGIGRKTLYRKLDGDT; translated from the coding sequence ATGGCCGAAAATCTCGCGTTGAACGACAGCTCCGGGCAATCCCTGCCCGAGGCGGTGCTGGTGGTTGAGGATGATCCGGGTCATCGCAGCCTGCTGGACGAAGAACTGACCGATGCCGGCTATGCGGTACACGCGGTCGCGAGCGCCGAAGATGCGTTGCAGGTGATGGGCGAGCGTTCGTTTGCGCTGATCGTGAGTGATCTGCGCTTGCCCGGAGCGGACGGCATGGCGGTGCTGGAACAGGCACGGTCGCTGGTGCCGGCTCCCGGCTTCATCATGCTAACGGGCTTTGGAACCATCGATCAGGCCGTGCATGCGCTGAAGGCCGGCGCCGACGACTTTCTGACCAAGCCCATCGACCTCGAGCACCTGCGCCTGGCGGCGGATCGCGTGCTGCAGACACGACGCCTGCGGGCCGAGGTGCAGCAGTACCGCGAGGCGCTGGGAGACCGCGGGTTTCACGGCATGCATGGGCGCAGTCCGGCGATGCTGCGCCTGTTCGAACTGATCCGGCGAATCGCGCGATCCGACGGCAGCGTATTGGTCAGCGGCGAGTCCGGCACGGGCAAGGAGCTGGTCGCGCGTGCGCTGCACGAGGAGATCCCGCGTGCAAGCGGCCCGTTCGTCGCGATCAACTGCGCGGGCATTCCCGAGACCCTGCTCGAGTCCGAGCTGCTGGGTCACGCGGCAGGTGCGTTCAGCGGGGCCCGCGGCGCGCGCAAGGGGCTGTTCCTCGAAGCGGATGGGGGCACCCTGTTCCTGGACGAGATCGGCGAGATGCCCGCCGCGATGCAGACCAAGTTGCTGCGGCTGCTGCAGGATGGCCGCGTCCGGCCGGTCGGTTCGAACGAGGAGGTCGCGACCGACGTGCGGATCGTCGCGGCGACACATCGCGATCTGTCCGAACTGATGCGCGAAGGCGACTTCCGCGAGGATCTGTTCTATCGGCTGGAAACATTCCAGATCGAGGTGCCGCCGCTCAGGGAACGCGGCGAGGACATTGAGCGGCTGGTGCGTCACTTCCTGCGCAGGCAGGCCGCGGCGCGGGAGATCCCGTTGCGGGGGCTGGCGCCGGACGCACTCCGGTTGCTGCTGGGCTATCGCTTTCCGGGCAACGTGCGGGAATTGGCCAGCCTGGTCGAGCGCGCTGCGACCCTGGCAACGGGCGACGTGATTCAGGCCGAGGACCTGCCCGATCGCGTTCGGGAAGAACCGGGGCATGCCCGGCGGTTCGCGGCCGATCCAGCCGGCGCGGGATCCGATGAGCAGTGGTATACGCTCGAAGAACTCGAGGCACGCTACATTCGTCAGGTGCTTGCCCATACCGGTGGAAACAAGCAACGGGCTGCCCGGATCCTCGGCATTGGCCGCAAGACGCTGTACCGCAAACTGGACGGAGACACGTGA
- a CDS encoding O-succinylhomoserine sulfhydrylase, translating into MQEFDPTEYAPETVAVRAGYRRTAEGEHSEAIFPTSSFVFGSAAEAAARFSGEQPGNIYSRFTNPTVRTFEQRLAAMEGGEACVATASGMAAILASFMGLLRGGDHVVCSRSVFGTTTVLLNQYLARFGVEVTYVPLSDLDAWSSATRANTRLYFCETPSNPLGELVDIRALAAIARSRGVLLAVDNCFCTPALQRPLSLGADLVIHSATKFLDGQGRCMGGAVVGDSERVGKDVYGFLRSAGPTLAPFNAWVFLKGLETLHLRMRAHSDNALALARWLSAHPAVTAAHYPGLEDHPQHALARAQQQGFGGVLSFEVAGGRAAAWSVIDATRMLSITANLGDAKSTITHPATTTHGRLEPAQREAQGITEGLVRVAVGLEAVADVQADLARGLDRLV; encoded by the coding sequence ATGCAGGAATTCGACCCGACCGAGTACGCCCCCGAGACCGTCGCCGTGCGCGCCGGGTATCGCCGCACCGCCGAGGGCGAGCACTCCGAGGCGATTTTCCCCACCTCGAGCTTCGTGTTTGGCAGTGCCGCCGAGGCTGCGGCGCGGTTTTCCGGCGAACAGCCGGGCAACATCTACTCGCGTTTCACCAACCCCACCGTCCGGACTTTCGAACAGCGCCTCGCTGCGATGGAAGGGGGCGAGGCCTGCGTGGCCACCGCCTCCGGCATGGCAGCGATTTTGGCCAGTTTCATGGGCCTGCTGCGCGGGGGCGATCACGTGGTTTGCTCGCGCTCGGTGTTCGGGACCACCACCGTGCTGCTGAACCAGTACCTGGCACGTTTCGGCGTTGAAGTGACCTATGTGCCGCTGTCGGACCTCGATGCCTGGTCCTCAGCGACGCGCGCGAACACCCGGCTGTATTTCTGCGAGACGCCGTCGAACCCGCTGGGTGAACTGGTGGATATCCGCGCGCTCGCGGCGATCGCGCGCTCCCGCGGGGTGTTGCTGGCGGTCGATAACTGCTTTTGCACGCCTGCGCTCCAGCGCCCGCTGTCCCTGGGCGCGGACCTGGTCATCCACTCGGCGACCAAGTTCCTCGACGGGCAGGGGCGCTGCATGGGGGGCGCTGTCGTCGGCGACTCCGAGCGGGTTGGCAAGGATGTCTACGGCTTCCTGCGCAGCGCGGGGCCGACACTGGCGCCGTTCAACGCCTGGGTGTTCCTGAAGGGGCTCGAGACGCTGCACCTGCGCATGCGCGCGCACAGCGACAACGCGCTGGCGCTCGCGCGCTGGCTGAGTGCGCACCCGGCGGTGACCGCGGCGCACTATCCCGGGCTCGAGGACCATCCGCAGCACGCGCTGGCCAGAGCCCAGCAGCAGGGGTTCGGCGGCGTCCTGAGTTTCGAGGTCGCGGGCGGGCGTGCCGCGGCCTGGTCGGTGATCGATGCGACCCGCATGCTGTCGATCACCGCGAACCTCGGCGATGCCAAGAGCACCATCACCCATCCGGCCACCACCACCCACGGCCGACTGGAACCGGCCCAACGCGAGGCCCAGGGGATTACCGAAGGCCTGGTGCGGGTGGCCGTGGGTCTGGAAGCCGTGGCGGACGTGCAGGCGGATCTGGCCCGGGGACTGGACCGCCTGGTGTGA
- a CDS encoding MBL fold metallo-hydrolase has product MLGFVSLPVTAFEQNATLIWCKNTQEAAWVDPGGSAETLWNEVANRGLDLRQILLTHGHLDHVGAARELADRADIPIVGPAEADRFWLEQLPMQARMFGTAEVAAFLPDRWLREGDRVRVGEQILDVYECPGHTPGHVVFHHAPSQLALVGDVLFAGSIGRTDFPMGNHSDLLRSIVTKLWPLGAETRFIPGHGPMSTFGEERRHNPFVSDRAIAAQRG; this is encoded by the coding sequence ATGCTTGGATTCGTCTCCCTACCCGTCACCGCTTTCGAGCAGAACGCGACGCTGATCTGGTGCAAGAACACCCAGGAAGCCGCCTGGGTGGACCCCGGCGGGTCTGCCGAGACGCTCTGGAACGAGGTCGCGAACCGGGGCCTGGATCTGCGCCAGATCCTGCTGACCCACGGGCATCTCGACCACGTCGGCGCCGCACGCGAACTCGCGGACCGCGCCGACATCCCGATCGTCGGCCCCGCCGAGGCCGACCGCTTCTGGCTGGAACAGCTCCCGATGCAAGCCCGGATGTTCGGAACCGCGGAGGTGGCCGCGTTTCTTCCCGACCGCTGGCTCCGGGAAGGCGACCGCGTCCGGGTCGGCGAGCAGATTCTGGACGTGTATGAATGCCCCGGGCATACGCCGGGGCACGTGGTCTTTCACCATGCGCCCAGTCAGCTGGCCTTGGTCGGAGACGTGCTGTTCGCGGGCAGCATCGGCCGCACGGACTTTCCGATGGGCAACCACTCGGACCTGCTGCGCTCGATCGTGACCAAGCTGTGGCCGCTCGGTGCGGAAACCCGTTTCATTCCCGGCCACGGACCGATGTCCACGTTCGGAGAGGAACGCCGACACAACCCCTTCGTCAGCGACCGGGCGATCGCCGCGCAGCGAGGCTGA
- a CDS encoding sensor histidine kinase translates to MSFRLNNLRNAVLAFVLVPLLGVLIALGMLGLREFEQQMQLRMQEDIELVARSIRLPISTAMVRRDAMDVQQALDSAFQLEQVFGVYVYDAAGDLIATSGPRSPSLDRRRDALLITATGSQGAFDERHGREVFSFFLPLTDAGGRIIGLLQITRDVSRFQAYIAQMRWQGGVVIGVLSLLFLLMVLWGHYRAVGRHVDLLAQAMQRIGQGARGLRVPEEGPDELRLLATNMNDMIERREDSERALEAQRAQQAELEERLRQSQKLAAIGQLAAGVAHELGTPLGVIAGRAQRARRRAGADSPLAREMTSLLDELGRVEGIVRQLLDFARRNPLNRRELRLSDLVVDVVARARAANDCPEVDVRVEASEQDRDLRVQADPVRLEQAVGNLVANAIQSARTQVVVAWCRPQDGADAVVELSVADDGPGIAEEHRDHVFEPFFTTKPVGGGTGLGLAVAHASVEDHGGRIWLDRSWQDGARFVMTLPVHGERSP, encoded by the coding sequence GTGTCGTTCCGACTCAACAATCTGCGCAACGCCGTTCTTGCCTTTGTGCTGGTGCCGCTGCTCGGGGTCCTGATCGCCCTCGGCATGCTGGGTCTGCGGGAGTTCGAACAGCAGATGCAGCTGCGCATGCAGGAGGATATCGAACTGGTGGCGCGGTCGATTCGGCTGCCGATTTCGACCGCGATGGTCCGCCGTGACGCGATGGACGTGCAGCAGGCGCTGGATTCGGCGTTCCAGCTGGAGCAGGTGTTCGGTGTCTACGTCTATGACGCTGCCGGCGACCTGATCGCCACCAGCGGGCCGCGCAGCCCGTCGCTCGACCGCCGCCGCGACGCCCTGCTGATCACCGCGACCGGCAGCCAGGGTGCGTTCGACGAACGCCATGGCCGCGAGGTGTTCTCGTTCTTCCTGCCGCTGACCGACGCCGGCGGTCGGATCATCGGCCTTCTGCAGATCACCCGCGACGTTTCCCGTTTCCAGGCCTACATCGCGCAGATGCGCTGGCAGGGCGGGGTGGTGATCGGGGTGCTGTCGTTGTTGTTCCTACTGATGGTGCTGTGGGGTCATTACCGCGCGGTGGGGCGCCATGTGGATCTGCTGGCCCAGGCGATGCAGCGGATCGGGCAGGGCGCGCGCGGGCTTCGGGTTCCCGAAGAGGGTCCGGACGAACTGCGGCTGCTGGCGACCAACATGAACGACATGATCGAGCGGCGCGAGGATTCGGAACGGGCCCTGGAGGCCCAGAGGGCGCAGCAGGCCGAACTCGAGGAACGGCTGCGCCAGTCCCAAAAGCTTGCCGCGATCGGGCAGCTCGCCGCCGGGGTGGCCCATGAACTGGGCACGCCGCTCGGCGTCATTGCGGGCCGTGCTCAGCGGGCGCGGCGCCGGGCCGGAGCGGACTCCCCGCTGGCCAGGGAGATGACGAGCCTGCTCGACGAACTGGGCCGGGTCGAAGGGATCGTGCGCCAGCTCCTGGATTTCGCCCGCAGGAATCCGCTGAACCGGCGCGAACTGAGGCTGAGCGATCTGGTCGTCGATGTGGTGGCCCGCGCGCGTGCCGCGAACGACTGTCCGGAGGTTGACGTCCGGGTCGAGGCGTCCGAGCAGGACCGGGATCTCCGGGTGCAGGCGGATCCGGTGCGTCTGGAACAGGCTGTGGGCAACCTGGTCGCGAATGCGATTCAGTCCGCCCGTACCCAGGTCGTCGTCGCGTGGTGTCGGCCGCAGGATGGCGCGGATGCCGTTGTCGAACTGTCGGTGGCGGACGATGGCCCGGGCATCGCCGAGGAACACCGGGACCATGTGTTCGAACCGTTTTTCACGACCAAGCCCGTGGGTGGAGGAACCGGCCTGGGGCTGGCGGTGGCGCATGCCTCGGTGGAGGATCACGGCGGGAGAATCTGGCTGGATCGCAGCTGGCAGGACGGTGCCCGCTTCGTGATGACACTGCCCGTGCATGGAGAACGCAGCCCGTGA
- the rpsI gene encoding 30S ribosomal protein S9: MAMNQNYGTGRRKTASARVFLRPGKGDITVNSKSLNDYFGRETSRMVVRQPLETAEATDRFDVVVTVKGGGANGQAGAIRLGIARALVQYDDTLRSPMRQAGYMTRDAREVERKKVGLAKARRAKQFSKR; encoded by the coding sequence ATGGCAATGAACCAGAACTATGGCACCGGTCGCCGCAAGACCGCTTCGGCGCGCGTCTTCCTGCGGCCGGGCAAGGGCGACATTACCGTTAACAGCAAGTCGCTCAACGACTATTTCGGGCGCGAGACCTCGCGCATGGTGGTCCGGCAGCCGCTGGAGACCGCCGAGGCGACCGACCGCTTCGATGTCGTCGTGACCGTGAAGGGCGGTGGTGCCAATGGCCAGGCCGGTGCGATCCGGCTTGGCATCGCTCGAGCGCTGGTTCAATATGACGACACGCTGCGGTCGCCGATGCGCCAGGCCGGGTACATGACGCGCGACGCGCGCGAGGTCGAGCGCAAGAAAGTTGGTCTCGCCAAAGCCCGTCGCGCCAAGCAGTTCTCGAAGCGCTGA
- a CDS encoding sensor domain-containing protein, with protein MQQDPPVGSDAPERAAGDSADAAVSPEGFSAESLLRCYRELFDRAPVGYLVVDSRGRVLKVNETGSLLFSIEPTKLLGRRIGVMVAQSERSRLRRFLASVFDEAGDQTQEITLATRGNPMTWVRLQARADGMGHRALIVATDFRDLGVSPDEMQIAVSVYRVLDHAVMIADGENRIVSVNPRFTEITGYPPDEAIERKTNLLKSGRQDDAFYQRMWHALETRGRWQGELWNRRKNGEEFLESLSIHTLHDREGRVLRRVALFSDITDQRRAVEEAQRQANHDPLSGLPNRNLFLDRLEQEVRKGQRNARSVALLYLDLDHFKEVNDTLGHQAGDRLLQEVARRIRASVRETDTVARLGGDEFTVIMGDLTDFNRVDLVAQEIVDALARPFPLGSEVVQVSASLGIAFFPADADGSAELVDHADRAMYAAKKAGRNRYQYFTPQLQSSLRERHRRIAELRNALSNRQLQVYLQPVVDLLSGETRLLEALLRWQHPDDGLILPAQFLPLAEDIGIMGEIGDLVFEQVSAVVGAAEPSHAENPVRIAINQSLRELCHGRGERGWVGYLEEYGLPLDRVVFEITERTLLEGGTMVESQVCREIEQGVSVALDDFGTGQSSMTCLERIPFEYVKLDGSVVRRLPHDRPARAFLEAVIVLTGSLGIRLIAEGVETEAERDYLRASGCRFAQGFLLGPPVPAEFCRYLSGGAPADPRLPRGEG; from the coding sequence ATGCAACAGGATCCTCCAGTTGGCAGCGACGCGCCGGAACGCGCAGCCGGCGACTCCGCGGATGCGGCGGTATCGCCGGAGGGCTTTTCTGCCGAAAGCCTGCTGCGTTGCTATCGGGAGTTGTTCGACCGCGCACCCGTGGGCTACCTGGTCGTGGATTCGCGTGGACGGGTTCTGAAGGTCAACGAGACAGGATCGCTCCTGTTTTCGATCGAGCCCACCAAGCTGCTGGGCCGGCGCATTGGGGTGATGGTGGCACAGTCGGAGCGCAGCCGGCTTCGGCGCTTTCTGGCCAGCGTTTTCGACGAGGCGGGGGACCAAACCCAAGAGATTACACTGGCCACCCGGGGCAACCCCATGACCTGGGTTCGTCTGCAGGCGCGTGCCGACGGCATGGGTCATCGTGCGTTGATCGTCGCGACCGATTTTCGGGACCTTGGGGTCAGCCCGGACGAGATGCAGATCGCGGTGTCGGTTTACCGGGTGCTCGACCACGCAGTGATGATCGCCGATGGTGAAAACCGCATCGTCTCGGTGAACCCGAGGTTCACGGAGATCACCGGCTACCCTCCGGATGAGGCGATTGAACGGAAGACCAACCTGCTGAAGTCGGGGCGCCAGGACGATGCCTTCTATCAGCGAATGTGGCACGCGCTCGAAACCCGCGGGCGCTGGCAGGGCGAGCTGTGGAACCGGCGCAAGAACGGTGAGGAATTCCTGGAGTCACTGTCGATCCACACGCTGCACGATCGGGAGGGGCGGGTCCTGCGGCGCGTGGCGCTGTTCTCCGACATAACCGACCAGCGCCGCGCGGTCGAGGAGGCCCAGCGACAGGCCAATCATGATCCCCTGAGTGGACTGCCGAACCGCAACCTGTTCCTGGACCGCCTCGAGCAGGAAGTGCGCAAGGGCCAGCGCAACGCGCGCTCGGTGGCGCTGCTGTATCTGGATCTCGATCACTTCAAGGAGGTGAACGATACTCTTGGTCATCAGGCCGGAGACCGGCTGCTGCAGGAAGTTGCCCGGCGTATCCGGGCGAGCGTGCGCGAAACGGATACCGTGGCCCGTCTGGGGGGCGATGAGTTCACGGTGATAATGGGAGACCTGACCGACTTCAACCGGGTGGATCTCGTGGCCCAGGAAATCGTCGACGCCCTGGCCCGGCCGTTCCCGCTCGGATCGGAAGTGGTCCAGGTGTCCGCAAGTCTCGGGATTGCGTTCTTCCCTGCCGACGCGGACGGTTCTGCTGAACTGGTCGACCATGCGGACCGCGCGATGTATGCGGCCAAGAAGGCTGGAAGGAACCGCTACCAGTACTTTACGCCGCAGCTGCAGTCCAGCTTGCGCGAACGCCATCGACGCATCGCGGAATTGCGCAACGCCTTGTCCAACCGGCAGCTCCAGGTCTATCTGCAGCCGGTCGTCGACCTGCTATCGGGCGAGACGCGGCTGCTGGAGGCTCTGCTGCGCTGGCAACATCCGGACGACGGTCTGATCCTTCCGGCGCAGTTTCTGCCGCTGGCCGAGGATATCGGTATCATGGGTGAAATCGGCGACCTGGTATTCGAGCAGGTGTCCGCTGTGGTCGGAGCTGCTGAACCGTCGCATGCCGAAAATCCGGTGCGTATCGCGATCAACCAGTCGCTGCGCGAGCTGTGCCATGGCCGGGGCGAACGGGGCTGGGTTGGCTATCTGGAGGAATACGGGCTTCCGTTGGACCGGGTGGTATTCGAAATCACCGAACGCACGCTACTCGAGGGCGGCACCATGGTCGAGTCTCAGGTGTGCAGGGAGATCGAGCAGGGCGTGTCGGTGGCGCTGGACGATTTCGGGACCGGGCAATCGTCGATGACCTGTCTCGAACGCATCCCGTTCGAGTACGTCAAACTCGACGGCAGCGTGGTGCGGCGCCTTCCCCACGACCGGCCCGCCCGGGCCTTCCTGGAAGCGGTCATCGTGTTGACCGGCAGCCTCGGGATCCGACTGATTGCGGAAGGTGTGGAGACAGAGGCTGAGCGGGACTACCTGCGGGCCTCCGGTTGCAGGTTCGCTCAGGGCTTTCTGCTGGGCCCACCGGTTCCTGCCGAGTTCTGCCGGTACCTCAGTGGCGGGGCTCCAGCGGATCCGCGTCTTCCCCGGGGTGAAGGGTAA